The following coding sequences lie in one Pseudomonas svalbardensis genomic window:
- a CDS encoding site-specific integrase, translating to MIDLPATDSTPSKTNPLTLYLARLAPSSQLTMRYVLQDAADRLGFEDMNVEEIPWHNLQPEDVIALVATLRTDGYAPNTSSLYVNAVRGVMNEAWRMSLISQEHLLKMRSVKGIAGTRLSQGRNLRRTLIQELMAVCAADPRPQGLRDAAIIGILYGSGMRKSESVNLDLNQVDFAERSLRVTAKGNKQLIKYAPAWAFAKLNDWLELRRSLLKEGETDDPFLFNRIRRGNHITRERITKHAIYYIARQRGAQVGVKIMPHDFRRSFITRVIEEYDLSIAQKLAHHSNIQTTANYDVRDDNERRRAVDRFDL from the coding sequence TTGATTGACTTACCCGCTACCGACTCAACCCCTTCAAAGACCAACCCGCTGACCCTGTACCTGGCACGTCTGGCGCCCTCCAGCCAACTGACCATGCGTTATGTGTTGCAGGACGCCGCTGACCGGTTGGGCTTTGAAGACATGAACGTCGAGGAGATTCCCTGGCACAACCTGCAACCGGAAGATGTCATCGCGCTGGTGGCCACCTTGCGCACCGACGGCTACGCGCCGAACACCTCTTCGCTGTACGTCAATGCGGTGCGCGGGGTGATGAACGAGGCGTGGCGCATGAGCCTGATCAGTCAGGAACACTTGCTGAAAATGCGCTCGGTCAAGGGGATTGCCGGCACGCGATTGTCCCAGGGGCGCAACCTCAGGCGCACGCTGATCCAGGAATTGATGGCGGTCTGCGCCGCCGATCCACGGCCACAAGGGTTGAGGGATGCGGCGATCATCGGGATTTTGTACGGCTCGGGAATGCGCAAATCGGAATCGGTGAACCTGGACCTGAACCAGGTCGATTTCGCCGAGCGCAGCCTTCGTGTGACCGCCAAGGGCAACAAGCAATTGATCAAGTACGCACCGGCCTGGGCGTTCGCCAAACTCAATGACTGGTTGGAACTGCGGCGCTCGCTACTGAAAGAGGGCGAAACGGACGATCCGTTCCTGTTCAACCGCATCCGCCGCGGCAATCACATCACCCGCGAGCGCATCACCAAACATGCGATCTATTACATCGCCCGACAGCGGGGCGCGCAGGTCGGGGTGAAAATCATGCCGCATGATTTTCGACGTTCGTTCATTACCCGAGTGATTGAGGAATATGACTTGTCGATCGCCCAGAAACTCGCCCATCACAGCAACATCCAGACCACGGCCAACTACGACGTGCGCGATGACAACGAACGGCGTCGGGCCGTGGACCGGTTCGATCTTTGA
- a CDS encoding UDP-glucose dehydrogenase family protein: protein MKISVFGSGYVGLVQAAVLAEVGHDVVCMDIDERKVELLQQGHVSIFEPGLASLVRESLEANRLQFTTDEKFAVQHGQVLFIAVGTPSRDDGSADLRYVLSVGEAVARHREHPVILVEKSTVPVGTGDTLRAHIDKCLIKVGRLLKFDIVSNPEFLKEGSAVADCRRPDRIVIGCERDEVRDVMRDLYAPFNRNHDRIMFMDLRSAELTKYAANCMLATKISFINQIAELAEHLGADIESVRLGIGADSRIGYHFIYPGCGYGGSCFPKDMRALIHSAEEAHCSSDLLQAVEAINQRQKHKLFERINAFYKGDLRGRTFAVWGLAFKPNTDDMRDAPSRVLLESLWAAGANVRAFDPEAMQETQQLYPDESRLMLMGTPESVLSGADALIICTEWQQFKAPDFSLIQQRLNAPVIFDGRNLYDADRLARAGFMYFPMGRGESRNLPIPHQQWPAASVVA from the coding sequence ATGAAAATCAGTGTATTTGGTAGCGGTTACGTTGGCCTGGTACAAGCGGCCGTCCTGGCTGAAGTCGGCCACGACGTGGTCTGCATGGACATTGACGAGAGGAAAGTCGAACTGCTGCAGCAAGGCCACGTAAGTATTTTCGAACCGGGGCTGGCCAGCCTGGTGCGCGAAAGCCTGGAGGCCAATCGTCTCCAGTTCACCACTGACGAGAAGTTTGCGGTACAGCATGGCCAGGTGTTGTTTATCGCGGTCGGTACACCGTCCCGGGACGATGGGTCGGCGGACCTGCGTTATGTGCTGTCAGTGGGCGAAGCCGTGGCGCGTCACCGTGAACACCCGGTGATTCTGGTGGAGAAGTCCACGGTGCCGGTGGGCACGGGTGACACCTTGCGCGCGCATATCGACAAGTGCCTGATCAAGGTCGGCCGCTTGCTGAAATTTGATATCGTCTCCAACCCGGAGTTTTTGAAAGAAGGCTCGGCCGTGGCCGATTGCCGGCGCCCGGACCGGATCGTCATCGGCTGCGAACGCGATGAGGTGCGTGACGTGATGCGCGACCTCTACGCGCCCTTCAACCGCAATCATGACCGGATCATGTTCATGGACCTGCGCAGCGCCGAGCTGACCAAGTACGCCGCCAACTGCATGCTGGCGACCAAGATCAGCTTCATCAACCAGATCGCCGAACTGGCCGAACACCTGGGCGCCGACATCGAATCGGTGCGCCTGGGCATCGGCGCCGATTCGCGCATTGGCTACCACTTCATCTACCCCGGCTGCGGTTATGGCGGCTCGTGCTTTCCCAAGGACATGCGCGCGCTGATCCACAGCGCCGAAGAGGCGCATTGCTCCAGCGATTTGCTGCAAGCGGTGGAAGCGATCAACCAGCGTCAGAAGCACAAGTTGTTCGAGCGCATCAACGCGTTCTACAAGGGCGATTTGCGCGGCAGGACTTTTGCCGTGTGGGGGCTGGCATTCAAGCCGAACACCGACGACATGCGCGACGCACCGAGCCGGGTGTTGCTGGAATCGCTGTGGGCCGCCGGGGCCAACGTCCGCGCGTTCGACCCGGAAGCCATGCAGGAAACCCAGCAGCTGTATCCCGATGAATCGAGGTTGATGCTGATGGGCACACCGGAATCGGTATTGTCCGGTGCTGACGCGTTGATCATCTGCACGGAATGGCAGCAGTTCAAGGCCCCGGATTTCAGCCTGATCCAGCAGCGGCTCAACGCGCCGGTGATCTTCGACGGACGCAACCTGTACGACGCCGATCGACTGGCCCGCGCCGGTTTCATGTACTTCCCGATGGGCCGCGGTGAATCGCGCAATCTGCCGATTCCGCACCAGCAGTGGCCGGCCGCTTCGGTCGTCGCTTGA
- a CDS encoding HPP family protein, whose product MFARWFPAAINTRPSEWSRAAIGMSLGTMFSVWLCSQVFGMQVAQHLIGPLGASAVLLFAVSSGALAQPWSILGGYLSAGVVSLLVAHVLGRTLGSACLAAGMALILMCWLRCLHPPAGALALLLVLADPATIALDWKALGPVMLSASAMLLSALAYNNLTRIRYPKRASEPVAIVPADHPPIDSQAITAQDLKLALADMEAFFDVTPEDLEQLIHASELHAKRRSIGDVFSSKG is encoded by the coding sequence ATGTTTGCTCGCTGGTTTCCCGCCGCCATCAACACCCGCCCCTCCGAATGGAGCCGGGCCGCCATCGGCATGTCTCTGGGCACGATGTTCAGCGTCTGGCTCTGCAGCCAGGTATTCGGCATGCAAGTAGCGCAGCACCTGATCGGTCCGCTGGGTGCATCGGCCGTGTTGCTGTTCGCAGTGTCCTCCGGCGCCCTCGCCCAGCCCTGGTCGATTCTTGGCGGCTACCTCAGCGCCGGGGTGGTTTCGCTGCTGGTCGCTCACGTGCTCGGACGAACCCTCGGCAGCGCTTGCCTGGCGGCCGGCATGGCGCTGATTCTGATGTGCTGGCTGCGTTGCCTGCACCCACCGGCCGGGGCCTTGGCGCTCCTGTTGGTGTTGGCAGACCCGGCGACCATTGCCCTCGACTGGAAAGCGCTCGGCCCGGTGATGCTTAGCGCATCGGCCATGCTGCTCAGCGCCCTGGCCTACAACAACCTGACGCGCATTCGTTACCCAAAACGCGCCAGCGAACCGGTGGCCATAGTGCCGGCCGACCATCCGCCCATCGACAGCCAGGCGATCACCGCGCAGGACCTGAAACTGGCCCTGGCGGACATGGAAGCGTTCTTCGACGTCACCCCCGAAGACCTTGAACAGTTGATCCATGCCAGTGAGTTGCATGCCAAACGGCGCAGTATTGGTGATGTGTTTTCCAGTAAGGGTTGA
- a CDS encoding enoyl-CoA hydratase/isomerase family protein: MTAQVSSPGTSSMDAMQNEVLAEVRNHIGHLTLNRPAGLNAITLDMVRNLQRQLDAWALDPHVHAVVLRGAGEKAFCAGGDIRSLYDSFKNGDTLHEDFFVEEYALDLAIHHYRKPVLALMDGFVLGGGMGLVQGADLRVVTEKSRLAMPEVAIGYFPDVGGSHFLPRVPGELGIYLGVSGVQIRAADALYCGLADWYLESDKLGTLDEQLDQLEWHETPLKDLQGLLAKLAVQQLPDAPLSALRPAIDHFFAQPDVPSIVEQLREVTVADSHEWATTTADLLESRSPLAMGVTLEMLRRGRHLSLEDCFALELHLDRQWFERGDLIEGVRALLIDKDKKPRWNPPTLQALDAEHVASFFTGFDQSGS; the protein is encoded by the coding sequence ATGACTGCTCAGGTTTCTTCTCCGGGGACTTCGTCCATGGATGCCATGCAAAACGAAGTGCTGGCCGAGGTTCGCAACCACATCGGCCACCTGACCCTCAATCGCCCCGCCGGACTCAACGCCATCACCCTGGACATGGTGCGCAACCTGCAGCGTCAGCTCGACGCCTGGGCACTAGATCCGCACGTACACGCAGTTGTATTGCGCGGTGCTGGCGAGAAGGCTTTCTGTGCCGGCGGCGACATTCGCTCGCTGTACGACAGCTTCAAGAACGGCGACACGCTGCACGAAGATTTCTTCGTCGAGGAATACGCCCTCGACCTCGCGATTCACCATTACCGCAAACCTGTACTCGCTTTGATGGACGGTTTTGTCCTGGGCGGCGGCATGGGCCTGGTACAAGGCGCCGACTTGCGGGTGGTCACCGAGAAAAGTCGTCTGGCGATGCCGGAAGTGGCGATCGGTTATTTCCCGGATGTCGGTGGCAGCCATTTCCTGCCACGCGTTCCCGGTGAACTGGGGATTTACCTCGGCGTCAGCGGCGTGCAGATCCGTGCGGCCGATGCGCTCTATTGCGGCCTGGCCGACTGGTACCTGGAAAGCGACAAGTTGGGCACTCTGGACGAGCAACTCGATCAGCTCGAATGGCACGAAACACCGTTGAAGGACCTGCAAGGTCTGCTGGCGAAACTCGCCGTGCAACAACTACCCGACGCGCCACTGAGCGCGTTGCGCCCGGCCATCGATCACTTCTTCGCCCAGCCCGATGTGCCGAGTATTGTTGAGCAACTGCGTGAAGTAACGGTCGCCGACAGCCACGAGTGGGCCACGACCACCGCCGACCTGCTGGAAAGCCGTTCACCGCTGGCCATGGGTGTGACCCTGGAAATGCTCCGTCGCGGCCGGCACTTGAGTCTGGAAGACTGCTTCGCCCTTGAGCTGCACCTGGACCGTCAGTGGTTCGAGCGCGGCGACCTGATCGAAGGCGTGCGCGCCTTGCTGATCGACAAGGACAAGAAACCGCGCTGGAACCCGCCGACCTTGCAGGCGCTGGACGCCGAGCACGTCGCGAGTTTCTTCACGGGTTTTGACCAAAGCGGGAGCTGA